A genome region from Chengkuizengella sp. SCS-71B includes the following:
- a CDS encoding VOC family protein, protein MKIIVTSIFVQDQDKALAFYTEKLGFVKKEDVPVGEFRWLTLVSPDDLDGTEILLEPNDNPAAKEYQKKIFTDGIPATMFGVEDIYKEYKGLIAKDVRFTMEPTEMGEVTMAIFDDTCGNLIQIVQK, encoded by the coding sequence ATGAAAATCATTGTTACTAGTATATTCGTACAAGATCAAGACAAGGCACTGGCGTTTTATACAGAAAAGCTAGGGTTTGTAAAAAAGGAGGACGTTCCCGTCGGAGAATTTAGGTGGTTAACTCTTGTTTCTCCCGATGATTTGGATGGAACAGAGATTTTACTCGAACCAAATGACAATCCTGCCGCCAAAGAGTATCAAAAGAAGATATTTACCGATGGCATCCCAGCAACAATGTTTGGCGTTGAAGATATTTATAAAGAGTACAAAGGGTTAATAGCAAAAGACGTGAGGTTTACTATGGAGCCGACAGAAATGGGAGAAGTCACAATGGCAATCTTCGACGATACATGCGGCAACCTTATACAGATAGTGCAGAAGTAA
- a CDS encoding serine hydrolase, whose product MKIYIHCLFVFIIFFSTTINSFAQEEKLPERLLDELHSIGNIAFYYENLVTGTSMSYQKEKVYAGASTIKLPLAVYIYQEAANGSLNLNQKLTYSVYHYYEGSGVIQFQPFGTQYTIRDLVKKMIVHSDNVAYIMLTEKMGRANFLSFLQEIGGKNIFPNGSNRLSAEDLATYVKSLNEFIEEHELLGQELLDVFVYTDYNDTIPAGASELNVAHKVGYLPLELIYHDVGIVYDEHPYILVIMTKGVPYEKVRGVIAQITKKIHNIHLNLKPVHIQVNNKKVDFPDAQPVMNPEGGTTYVPVRFITEHLGGQVHWFNGILNVTLNETEMIFYFENKQKVLINGVEEELGFEIMERHNRIYVPLRLITETLGFQVQWEQKTRTINI is encoded by the coding sequence ATGAAAATCTACATTCATTGTTTATTCGTTTTTATAATCTTCTTTTCTACTACAATTAATAGTTTTGCTCAAGAAGAAAAATTACCTGAGAGATTATTAGACGAACTCCATTCCATTGGTAATATCGCTTTTTATTATGAAAATTTAGTAACCGGAACATCAATGTCCTATCAAAAAGAAAAGGTCTATGCTGGGGCTAGCACAATAAAATTGCCTTTGGCTGTATATATTTATCAAGAAGCTGCCAATGGTAGCTTGAACTTGAATCAAAAGCTAACCTATTCAGTTTACCATTACTATGAAGGAAGTGGAGTAATTCAATTTCAGCCTTTTGGTACACAATATACCATTCGTGATTTAGTAAAAAAGATGATTGTACATAGTGATAATGTGGCTTATATTATGTTAACTGAGAAAATGGGAAGAGCGAACTTTCTCTCTTTTTTACAAGAAATAGGTGGAAAAAATATTTTTCCGAATGGATCTAATAGATTAAGTGCAGAAGACTTAGCCACCTATGTTAAATCATTAAATGAATTTATTGAAGAACATGAATTATTGGGGCAAGAATTGCTAGATGTTTTTGTTTATACGGATTATAATGACACGATACCTGCTGGTGCTAGCGAATTAAATGTAGCGCATAAAGTAGGTTATCTTCCATTAGAACTAATTTATCATGATGTTGGAATTGTATATGATGAACATCCATACATTCTTGTGATAATGACAAAGGGCGTACCATATGAAAAGGTAAGAGGCGTCATTGCTCAAATAACTAAAAAAATTCACAACATTCATTTGAATTTAAAACCAGTACATATTCAAGTGAACAATAAAAAAGTAGATTTTCCAGATGCTCAGCCGGTGATGAATCCTGAAGGAGGTACAACCTATGTTCCAGTTCGATTTATTACGGAACATTTAGGTGGACAAGTACATTGGTTTAACGGAATATTGAATGTAACTTTAAATGAAACAGAGATGATTTTTTATTTTGAAAATAAACAAAAGGTTTTAATTAATGGGGTTGAGGAAGAGTTAGGTTTTGAAATCATGGAGAGACATAATCGAATCTATGTGCCGCTTCGATTGATTACTGAAACCTTAGGTTTTCAAGTTCAATGGGAACAGAAAACTAGAACCATAAATATATAA
- a CDS encoding aquaporin, with protein sequence MTKKLIAEFLGTYFLILAGTGAIVTNSITGDLTHVGVAITWGLVVMAMIYTFGHISGAHFNPAVTIGFLTNRSIDGKEAALYISTQILAGLAASTTLLILFGNIANLGATLPREGWLQTFIIEFILTFFLMMVILGSAVHGKAVKSFAGIAIGTTVGLEAMFAGPISGASMNPARSIGPAMLSGTLEHLWIYIVATTLGSIAAAIIYQFIREK encoded by the coding sequence ATGACAAAAAAACTAATAGCAGAATTTTTAGGCACTTACTTTTTAATATTAGCAGGTACAGGTGCTATAGTTACGAACTCGATTACTGGAGATTTAACACATGTTGGAGTAGCTATAACTTGGGGACTTGTTGTGATGGCGATGATTTATACATTCGGTCATATTTCTGGTGCACATTTTAACCCTGCTGTGACAATCGGATTTTTAACAAATCGAAGTATCGATGGAAAAGAAGCTGCTTTATATATTTCAACTCAGATTTTGGCTGGTTTGGCTGCAAGTACTACCCTTCTAATTTTATTTGGGAACATAGCTAATTTAGGTGCTACGTTACCTAGAGAGGGATGGTTGCAAACTTTTATCATTGAATTTATCCTTACGTTCTTTTTAATGATGGTTATCCTAGGTTCTGCCGTTCATGGAAAAGCTGTGAAGTCTTTTGCTGGAATCGCAATCGGTACTACAGTTGGACTTGAAGCAATGTTTGCTGGACCAATCAGTGGAGCTTCAATGAATCCTGCCAGATCCATTGGTCCTGCAATGTTATCTGGAACGTTAGAGCATCTATGGATATACATTGTCGCTACAACATTAGGTTCAATTGCAGCTGCAATTATTTATCAGTTTATACGTGAGAAATAG
- a CDS encoding multicopper oxidase family protein: MTKPLDPKLITKYVNQLVVPPVFKPFVVRDPATGEVLSHNYTVFTTGFKQQLLPPDFPETLVWGYEGIIEDGSCFSATPGPTFEAVRGIPVNVQWVNNLTDPHFLPVDPTLHWANPNNMPTPEPPFQSFPPGYPLAQSPVPVSTHLHGGEVRSDSDGGPESWFTAGEEKTGPNFTQSRFTYPNQQESTTLWYHDHTLGITRLNVVAGLSGFYLLRDPNNDIEPLLPSGPFEIPIVIQDRSFNEDGSLLFPNIGVNPEVHPYWVNDFLGNSIMVNGKVWPNLDVERRQYRIRFLNGANSRFFNLKLSNDQSFIQIGSDGGFLRSPVTLTELLLAPAERADVLIDFSKLHPGTKIIVKNDAFAPFPGGNRPDPDTTGQIMQFTVLDTQPVRPVRLPPILNNIPILIPDVPKQTFTLNVVREETEPGPRELLLDGQRWESPISELPQVGSTVDWVLANVSAATHPIHVHLIQFQMVSRQLFDSERYLADWESLNGKPPLQHPTIPLDVEPYLIGKPMEPDLNEQGWKDTFRANPNEVTILRLRFAPQNIESGGSKPGVNQFSFDPTFGPGYVWHCHILDHEDNDMMRPMKVVSGLILESNPQSCCEVVVEGNTQLVPPALNNAPISNNKTIFAEIEKVCPEKVIISGFLRKTITYTAVLDNGVKEDTTITDDLPFQCIIDREDANENDSFMITGSTVLCEVFANTQNFGAHSVTNEEVAYNFIEKDIIKVCIRKNQ, from the coding sequence ATGACAAAGCCTTTAGATCCAAAGTTAATTACTAAGTATGTTAATCAATTAGTGGTTCCCCCTGTATTTAAACCTTTCGTTGTAAGGGACCCAGCTACAGGTGAAGTACTGAGTCACAACTATACAGTTTTTACAACTGGATTCAAGCAACAACTTCTTCCACCAGATTTTCCTGAAACACTTGTATGGGGTTACGAAGGTATTATAGAAGATGGCTCTTGTTTCAGTGCTACTCCAGGACCTACTTTTGAAGCTGTTAGAGGAATCCCCGTGAATGTTCAGTGGGTAAACAACCTTACTGATCCTCATTTTCTTCCAGTTGATCCCACCCTACACTGGGCAAATCCTAATAATATGCCCACACCAGAACCACCATTTCAATCATTTCCACCGGGATATCCACTAGCCCAAAGTCCAGTTCCCGTATCTACTCACTTGCACGGTGGAGAAGTTAGATCTGATTCTGATGGTGGTCCTGAATCGTGGTTTACAGCTGGAGAGGAAAAAACGGGGCCTAACTTCACTCAATCGCGCTTCACTTATCCAAACCAGCAGGAATCCACTACCCTATGGTACCATGATCATACACTTGGTATCACACGACTTAATGTTGTTGCTGGACTTTCTGGATTTTACTTGTTGAGAGATCCAAATAATGATATAGAGCCGCTTCTTCCAAGTGGACCGTTTGAAATTCCTATCGTTATTCAGGACCGTTCATTTAATGAAGATGGTTCATTATTGTTCCCTAACATCGGTGTTAATCCAGAAGTTCATCCTTATTGGGTTAATGATTTTTTAGGCAATTCCATTATGGTGAATGGTAAGGTTTGGCCAAACCTCGATGTTGAACGTAGGCAGTACCGTATTAGATTCCTTAATGGAGCGAATTCCAGATTCTTTAATCTAAAACTATCAAACGATCAGTCGTTTATACAGATTGGTTCTGATGGAGGATTTTTACGTAGTCCAGTAACACTGACTGAACTTCTACTTGCACCAGCAGAGCGTGCTGACGTTTTAATTGATTTTTCAAAATTACATCCTGGAACTAAAATTATAGTAAAAAATGATGCTTTTGCTCCTTTTCCTGGTGGCAATCGACCAGATCCAGATACTACAGGGCAAATTATGCAGTTCACTGTGCTTGATACACAACCAGTACGACCAGTGAGGCTTCCACCCATACTAAATAACATACCTATACTGATTCCAGATGTTCCAAAACAAACCTTCACTCTAAATGTGGTGCGTGAAGAAACAGAACCTGGTCCTCGTGAATTATTATTGGACGGTCAAAGGTGGGAATCTCCGATCTCAGAATTACCACAGGTTGGATCAACTGTGGATTGGGTTTTAGCTAATGTATCGGCAGCTACCCATCCTATTCACGTACACTTGATTCAGTTTCAAATGGTCAGTCGGCAGCTCTTTGACTCTGAAAGATACTTAGCGGATTGGGAAAGTTTAAATGGTAAACCTCCCCTCCAGCATCCAACGATCCCTTTAGATGTAGAACCCTATCTTATAGGCAAACCTATGGAGCCAGATTTGAATGAACAGGGATGGAAAGATACTTTTCGAGCGAATCCAAATGAAGTCACCATACTTAGACTTCGTTTTGCGCCACAAAATATAGAATCAGGAGGTTCCAAACCTGGAGTAAATCAATTTTCATTTGATCCTACATTTGGTCCTGGATATGTATGGCACTGCCATATTTTAGATCATGAAGATAATGATATGATGAGACCAATGAAGGTTGTATCTGGTCTTATTCTTGAAAGCAATCCACAATCTTGCTGTGAAGTTGTTGTTGAGGGAAATACGCAGTTGGTGCCTCCAGCATTAAATAATGCTCCCATTTCAAACAATAAAACAATCTTTGCCGAAATAGAAAAAGTATGTCCTGAAAAAGTAATTATTAGTGGTTTCCTTCGTAAGACGATAACCTATACTGCAGTCTTAGATAACGGAGTTAAAGAAGATACTACGATTACTGACGATCTTCCTTTTCAGTGTATTATTGATCGAGAAGATGCAAATGAGAATGACTCTTTCATGATTACTGGTTCAACCGTTTTATGTGAGGTTTTCGCTAATACACAGAACTTTGGAGCACATTCTGTAACGAATGAAGAAGTAGCTTATAATTTTATTGAAAAAGACATCATTAAGGTTTGCATAAGAAAAAATCAATAA